The DNA window TCTGATCCTGCGAGTGACCTGGACAGCTCTACACTAGTGCAGCTGGGAAGTGAACCACCACTCAGCCCAGACATCACAGGGCCTTGGCTGGATGAAGAGGCTAAACCGCAGAGTCTGGTGTTAAAGGAGACCATCATCCCTGTCGGACAAAACTCATTCATTCGCACACATGGCggatggaggaggggaagagaagcAGAGAGGGCTGGGGAAATGGGCCACGAGAAAGGGAATGAGCAGGATAtagaagtagggagagagagggaaaaggagaaagaaagaggccaCGTCAAAGGTCATGATGGAGAGTCTGGGAAGGGAAGAGATATACAAATAGAGCGATACAGGGACAGGAGTGGGGgcagagaaagggacagaagTGACGGGAGAGAGGCTAGCAGGGATACTGTGAGAGACAGGGAAAGGGATTGCTCGagggggagaaaagaggaggagagggaggagggagactcAGATTCTCCAACCCCCAAGTACCCCTATCCACTAGTCCCAGGCCTTCGTACCATCAGAGCAGACAACATCATCATTATTGAACAGGACAGAAAGGGAAGTGATGAAAGGAGGAGTagaaggagagagtgggagaggaaggtGATGGAAGAGAAGCAGGAAAGTAGAGATGTAAAGATGGACCTCAAGGAGTTTCTGGCTGGTGGAGGGAGTGTCACAGAGATCCGAGCATCAGAAATATTGATAATTAAACCCTTAGCTGGCACTGAGGACTCAAGAAGTGGAGGTCTAAAAGGGACAGGCagggaaggagatggagaaagagggagagatgcaAAGTGCAATAAAGATGGAGGGAAGGACTGTGAGAGgcagctggagagagaggtggcATGGTTGATGAtgaaagataaagagagggaaAACTTGAGGGAGAAAGACCGACCACGGATACAAGTAGCTTCTTCAGAAAAAGAGGATAGGAGATATGGTGACACAGATGACAGTATCCACAACGAGAGAGGAGTTAGGGTGAGTGAGCTGCTGAGTAAATTTGGGGAGCATACAAAGAAATTCAGAGAACATCCAAAACCCCCGTCTCGGTCTAAAAGCTCAGAATGTTTCATCCGGCCTGGCAGGGACAGAGAAACGTTTTGTCTGGAAGAAGACGATGAtggagacaggagaggggaggggaaacaTGCAGGATTCAGGGGTGTGCCCAAGCGGTCATTCAGTTTCTCTGACCGTGTGATATGCGCAAAGGAGAATGGCATGCAGGATGAGGGGAACCATGATAGGAAGGTGCTGGAGAGGACATATTCAGACAGGAGAGTGGCAGCAAGGGGAGATGTAGGTCAgggggaatggtcagagaggggaGGCAAGCAGGGGTGCTGGACCTGGCTTTCAGATAAAGAGCGGGCAGGGAAGCATGGAGAGGGATGCATAAAAGCAGACAGGGCGGTAGGGGGACAGCATGAGAGACAGCCTGCTTTGGAAAGTAACACCGGGAAAGAGATTGACCGTTGGATCGAGAGAGTAACAGGAGTGGAGTTAGATTTTAGTAACAAGGGGACAGAGGAACTAACAGAGAATATGTATGGGGAGGTAGGGTTTACAATGGCCTCAGTTAAAAACACAGAGGCCTCATTTGCGCGAAGAGTGCCCATCAAACATGATGGGCGAGAGAGAGCAGTGGAAAGAGAGGTAAAGCAAACGAgagaagaaagcgagagagggatggacagggcgaggagcaaagagagagagggggtgggtggAAGACAGGCAGAACCTCAAGTGCGAGAGAGAAGGGGGTCTGACTTTAGGAGAGGATCAGATTCAAGGGACATGAAGAGGGTATCAGAGGTAAGGGACTGCACCATTTCAGTTGAAACAACTCAGCAAAACTGTGTCATCACCCTCTCCGTAGACAGAGCCAGTCCTCCTCAGTCTGTCGATAGTCATTACAAACATGTGTCGGCGTTTACAGAGTGCTCATCAACCTTGCTCAGCACTGTGGCACATAAAGGAACAGATTGGCATAGTAGTCAAGGAGCACCGGGGCACCATTCAACCCAGTCACCACTGTCACAGCACACAGAGGATCTCATCAACAagatagagagagtgggggggactGTGAATGAACGTGACAATCACAAAGGGACCCAAACATTGATGCAGGATAGCAAAGGCGTGATGTGGGAGGacacagagactgagagagggagcAAAGCTTATAGGAAGCCAGGTGAGGTAAGCAAGGACACTACACATCCACCTGGCGCACACGTGCGCAGTCATGTTTATCCCAAAAAGTCCGTTCAGGAAGTGACCCCTAAGCGTCCTAAGTCTCCAAAGCGCGTTGCCTCAGTTGGAATCCCTCCAATGCCACTTGAGATACACATACCCAGAACAGTGTTCTATGGTGTGGGGGAGCCAAGCCTCCAAAGCAAATACAACCAGAGCTgcgaaggagagggagggaaaggtgtGGAGAGGAAGAACAGTTGGAGGATCGGCAAGCCCTTGTCTCACATCGAATCCTTGCGAGAGAAAAtccaacagagagagaaggagaggctgTGGAACATGGAGGGAGTGGCAGCGATGGGGGATGATGGAGATGCGACTGAGGGAATGAAAAAGGCTGGGACAAGAAGGACTAGAAAAGCTTCGAGTTCAGACTGGTgtgaggaaggagagatggggaacgaaatggagcgagagagacagagacaggaaggcTCCGCACCGCAGACAACATCCACTCAGTTTGACGTCACACAGGAAGTGAGCGTGTCGAAAGCCGTCTCCCAGCTTCCTGTTCCTCTCTCATTCTCGCAAGCAGCCTGTGAAGTAGCCTTGTTCAGCTGTCACAcgactgagagagaggaagatccAACCAAACATGTACTAGCGGAGTTACGGTGCGACAGGGGTCGGCAGAAGAAACAGAACATCGGAggcagaggagaagaaggagaagataAACTCTCGGAGGAAGAGTACAGGCTGCATTATCTGCCTCCTTCACACTCTCCCGTGCCCTtagactctctctccccctctctgcttcaccctccctctcttgctGAGATGAGCCGGATCTATAACTTGAAAACGGTGGGGTCTAGGACGGCGGTGTGCATGAGTGACAGGACCGTGGATAGGCCTATCCCATCACACACTCCAAAGGTACAGTCCCACATATCCGCAGAACAACAGGAGCCATGCAGTCCAGAGAGATCAGTTGGGAGGCTGACACAGAAGAAGctgtggggtggtggtggggcatCTGGGAATAAAGCCTCTTCCAGCGATGAGAAGTCCGGACTTCAGACTGTACAGCGTCAGGTGGAACAGCTTCAGTTGCGAGAACAACAGGAAGTACAGAGACTATCACATGATGACAACTCAGCACGGTCGTCTTTTGGACAAAATAATAATTTGAAAGATAAAGAGTCTAAAGCTCAGCAAAGCCCTAGGATATCACACAACCAGCCTAATAAGGAACCTCAGCAGGAGCATCCAAGGCAACAGGACCATCAAACAATCCTAAGTCCCAGAAAATCTCAGTCCAATCTGCAACTGCACTCTGAAAGGCCTCCTCAACCCAAGCAGGCCCAGTCCAACCAACCCAAACAGGCCCGATCCATTACCATCAACTCCAGATCTCTCTTGACCCCCTCTCCTGAGAACTCATTACACCCAGACCAGGGAGTCCCAACCACCCAATCATCTTCCCCATCCCAGtccccctccgtctctccctccccttccccttcTCCGACCCATTTCACCATCAGAAGCCTCTCTGGAGGCCAGCAGGTCAAGAGGggcaccaccatcaccatcacccccAGGAAGCCTGTTGGAGGGGCAGCCGTGGAAGCAGTTTCAGTATCCTCAGGACCCCTGGCCAATACGTCTGCCCAGTCCCAGATGCCTGTCCTAACCGAGGAAGTAGAGAGAGGCAAGAAGAGGTACCCCACTGCGGAGGAGATCGAAGTGATCGGCGGGTATCAGAACCTGGACAAGTCCTGCCTGGTCAAGACTTCCAAAGCATCTCCCAAAGGGGTGAGTGTAGACTGCCTTTTGGCATATTGCAGCCTATGCACTACAAATTGTATTGATGATGTATCGCATCTTGTAGTGATGATCATGGATCCCATCATCTAAGGTTGTGTTTAATAAAGACCCAAttggtaaaacaaaacaaaaattgcGGAAAATGGCTTGAATAGACTATCAGTATGTTATGGGATAAAATCGATGATAGTGTTTTGAGTTGTCACACTCATACCGTGACTGTCAGAAAAAGTCACCTCTTTCCTACTTGCTTCCATTTGAACCTTTTTATCACCAGTCCCCAGAATGCTCCCCTTTCACTAGCATTAGAACATCCTGTTTGATTGAACTGAGGAGTTAGAACACATCAACTGAGCTAAGCCTGTTAAAGCCTTATCAAGCACGACATCATGATTCTCAGCTGTAAAGTAGCCTACTGGTAGCAGTGGCTGTGTGGTCTCATTTAATAATAAACTAATTATAAACCCTTTATAAATCATTTGTTAGGGTAACCGTAGTGTATAGAATTACCAGTCACTTTCAAATTAGCCTTCATGTAACACTTGAGGctaggaggggtagagaggaaatCACACAGACAACCAGagccacccctcctcccccctatctctttctgtctgtctgaccggaGGTTTTGCAGTGACGAGGTATGTGGGTTGTGAATCAGTTATCACTTCTTTCTGTTTCATATAGAAAGACAAGTTATCCCACAAAAGTTAAAAATGCTTTTAACATTGCATCCCCTTTTCGTGAAAACATTTGGAGCCATAGCCCGTTAGTGACTGGATGCTTCCGGGTACCATTTCAGACACAGAAGAGTCTTTTAGAGTACTGTAATTAGGACGCCTACATAACAAAGTGGCTCATCGGGGCAGAACTAAAGGCGAGGCTGGCAGTCTCCCCACACAAATAAAGCAAGAGCTTTAGAATGGGATGAGTCTGGTACAGTCTGTTTATATAGTAAGTTAGACCAGAATGTGCATATTTAAAGCAATTACTGTATACAGTCTACCTATTGTTATATACTTAAACATGTATGGTttatgtactgtactttactcagACAGCATGACCTTTAGTATAAAGCATGTTGCTATTGTATTTTGCCTATCAGCATCTTGTTTCCTTTAGTTTTCTGTCCATAATGTAAGATGCTACACAGTTCACGGACTGCGTCACACCATTATATTGCAGGTTACTTCCTCTGCCAGATCCTGTCTTTCAATGAGTCTGCCGTTGTTGCCTTCCCGACAAGTCTTCCTTTGTATTTTCCTGTTTCTGCTGAGTTTGTTTTGCTGCATTGGAATTTTGGCCAACGTTGACCTATTGGCATATAACAACAGCATTTGCAGGGTAGGAAAGAAATGAATAGTCTCGCGATGCCTATGCCATCCTTTCAAGGCTTGTTCAAATATGGGAATTAATTATAACACCTCAAATGAAAAATAACTAACTTGTTAATTTAGCAATGGCTCTATAGTTGAGGAAGCTCTAGCCATGTTTATTGTATAGTTTTTGCAACATTGACTATTGATGCTGTCCTACTGTAACCTAATTTCCAAATTATACTTTTTCAAATGGGGTCATCAAGCCCAATTTTGGTGCGACTGAGGAGGAACAGCCTCTCATTTGTCAGTGAAAGAGGAGGGTGGGATTAAACAGAAGTGTAGTGAGGGGAAACTCAACAACTGTGATCACCTAGCTGACACTGCATGTCTGAGTCCCTGGTCAAAACGAATGCACTTTACAGATGCATTTACTGGATATATGCTCTCATTTCCTCTTTCAGGCCTGCTCACTTCCTCTGaatgatagagacagagaaatagcaagtataggggagagtggggtaagttgagccaaacaGTTAGTTGAGCCACCCCTAGTTTCTAAGAAACCATACACAAGATTAATCATGTGaacaaatatttaggaagaggtcatcatttcatggagtctatgaaggaagaaaccacatggaaaatgtGGTAAGCAAGTTAGTTAAAAAAATTAAAGATTTTCACAAACTCAAATCAATATATTGTGTtgtaggtttcatgatgcttgtatctaaaccaaatgTTAGAGTTTTAAGATTgttttatacatcagttggggtctctataagcttcaatatgaggtcctaaacctagcatgaaagttcCTCcgagctgtgtgggctaatatatagtagtcaaaatgtttgccttgggataagttgagccaatggcccaAACTCAGTCCTCTGGACCCAAAGGGGTTCATGTTTTGGTTTTATCCCTAGCACGACAAATCTGATTCAATTAATCAAAGGTTGATGacgagttgattatttgaatcagctgtgtagggctagggaaaaaactaaacgtgcacccctgttgtccccaggaccgagtttgggaaacgctggggTAATTTGAGCCAATGGCCACCGACCCCATTCAAATTATGATTACATTTTGTCTGTTTTATGCATTATATGCATAGTATTTCTGCCATGTGTCATGCATATGAACTAAAGATAGTGCATTTTTATTGTGAGAGAGCAGACATCATCATGCCCCATGTTTACAAACGTAAACAAGCAGGGGTGTAGCCCCCCTTGAGGTTCTTGATAGCTCAGACATGGAATTGAGAGAAGAGAAAAAGTAAATTCGAGCAGCAGCAAGGGATGAAAATTATTTtactgaatgacactgaagaggTACATTGACAAAAAATAAATGTACCGTTCGAAAGAGAGGCTATGATAGAGTAGCAGAGGCACACAAGGTCTGATCTGATGACATGGAGACTGAGATGATAAACATATCAAGAATCTTGCGGACCAATTTCATGGGCTTAGTAGCCTCAAATGCAGAGAACTTGCCTACAAATTGGCACATCGAAACAACATCCCTGTCCCAGACAAGTGGTCAAGAAATGGGAGGATAAGTTATATTGAACAGAGAGCTCTATATCTGAATGTAGGTATACATTTAGGATATACAATATACCACTCCCCCATTTCATTAATTCAACTTTGACCTACCAGCACCATCACCCATTGTCACAGGACTCCATCACCCACTTACCCCAAGGCTGCTCAACTTACCTGTCACTATGCTCAAGAGACCACTTtatttggacaagctatgttttcaaaactgttatgtttacattaattctgattatttccagggatacacaacatcctgaaatatatagatatctttgttagaaagaacactatatttcccttgacgtagTGACGCTGAATGTAAAAAACGGCTCAACATACCCCGATCTCCCCTAAAGACATTGGTTTTGAGTGAATAAATTATGCAAGGTTGTTTATTAATCGACTATGATACAGGATGTGGATTATGACAAAGTATCATCCTCTGTAACTGAATGGACATACTCTGACCGAAATCATCCAAATATATCCAAACCTAATTGGATGCATCATTCACCTGAATGAATCTCATCCACTCAGTCCACACTGAGTAATGAGAAAACCCCCAAGAATCGTTTGTTTGGTATCTGTTCGGCACCAAATCCTGTAATGTACTCCTAGCTGTTAAGCACAGCTGTCCTTTACTATTGCCGTCCTGCTGTAACTCTTCCGTAGCCTATTGGTGCTTCCTGGCCACCTGTTGCTCACGTTGCTGTCCTTGAGATCATCTCACAGGCTCATAGGCTCCCTTGGCACATCTATTTCTCTCAAACTAGACCAAGgtaccattctcatcgacagtgGCTGCCCCACATCCTGTGTAAGACATTTTTTTGAGTATTCGTAAAGGTTCCCGATGTgcctattttatttttatttaacctttatttaactaggcaagtcagttaagaacaaattcttatttacaatgacggcctactccggccaaacccagacgacgctgggccaattgtgcgccgccctatgggactcccaatcacggccggatgtgatacagcctggattcgaaccagggactgtagtgacacctcttgcactgagatgcagtgccttagaccactgtgccacttgggagcagCGATTGACACAGTGCGCCTCCTTtcttcctcattctctctctctggttctctgtctgtcctccatGTTCTCCCCTGCTGTGTTAGCCTGGGCTAATCAGTTCAGTAAGGGATTAGCCTCCTGGGCCTGAGCTTGATTCGTCTAACTTCTCTCACACCAGTTTATTATCAGGAGTGTGTGGACAGTCAGTCTGTTGTGAATATAAATGTACTACACCGACCTATAATATAATGTACTATAACGACCTACACATACCTCCCAGGGGCCAGGTTTTACTTCCTGTTGGGTCCAGGCAGCAACTTTGTTTACACCAAAGTGAACGCAGTGTCTGTGCTAACCCTCAGGGAGGGTCCGACTCAGTACAACCTAATTATGTCGTTTTTATGAGTGCCTTCAGCATCTCCCTTTCATACGAAATAAGGGCAACACTGAAAGTACAGGTTCTTTTTTGTTATTGTTCTTGAAGCATGTCCATCCTTATTATGTAACACTGCAATGTGGTCAGGCTGTCTGTAAGGGTGTGGCTCATTTGTGTGCACTGTACTAagcctctctcctgtgtctgtCTTGTTTGCCTTATCCAGGTGAAGGTGTGCTTTGACGAGACCCAGCTGGAGCAGGTGTGTGAGTACCCATCAGAGACCTCCATGTTTGACTCCACCCACTACCCCTTACTTGGtcaggagaaagggagggaggaggaggtgcaggaggaagaggaggaggagagaggagtgctTGTGTCCAGGAGCAGCAGGAATGTGGGGGCAGCAGCTGGCCTGAGAGTGATGAGAGTGGGTCAGTATATGTCACTTCCttacaaatacactacatgaccaaaagtatgggcattaatatggagttggtcccccctttgttattataacagccttcactcttctgggtaagctttccactagatgttggaacattgctgcagggacttgcttccattcagccacaatagcattagtgcggtcgggcactgatgttgaatgattaggcctggctcgcagacgGCGTTCTAATTCATTccaaaggttttcgatggggttgaggtcagggctctgtgcaggcgaGTCAAGTTCTGCCACACCGATCTCagcatttctgtatgaaccttgctttgtgcacaggggcattgtcatgctgaaaaaggaaagggccttccccaaactgttgccacaaagttggaagcacagaatcgtctagaatgtcattgtatgctgtaccgTTAAAATtaccattcactggaactaaggggcctagcctgaaccatgaaaaacggccccaaaccattatttctcctccaccaaactttacagttggcactatgcattgggtcaggtagcgttcttctggcatctacaaaacccagattcatccatcggaccTCCAGATGGTGAAGCAGGATCACTCCAGAGAGTGCGTTTCCCATGCTCCAGTCTAATGGCTGCAAGCTCTAcaacactccagccaacgcttggcattgcacatggtgatcttaggcttgtgtgtggctgctccgCTATTgatacccatttcatgaagctcctgacgaaaaGACGTTGCTTCcagtatcaggaatcaaggtaagatgCAGACACGTCgaattgacaatggtttaatattccaacaggggcaggcaatagacagatcaaggcaggggtcagtaaaccagaggtggggcaacagtaccggacggcaggcaggctcagggtcagggtaggcagaggtcaacaatccagaggtggggcaaaggtacaggtcagcaggcaggctcattgtcaggggcaggcagagtggtcaggcaggtgggctcagagtcaggacaggcaagggtcaaaaccaggagggcgagaaaaaggagagactggaaaaaacaggagctgagaaaAAACGCTGATTGACTTGACAAACTagacgaactggcaacggacaaacagagaacacaggagacaaagggctgtgagacataggtttgactctggacacatgaaaggtgggatgtATACGAAGAGTACTGAGCAACAGAAAActaacagcagaggggctaataatCTTGGAGATGGGAAATGGACCGATAAACCAGGGAGAGAGTTTGCCGGATTCCACCCGGAAgggcagatcccgggtggataaccataccttctgcccgagacgataccgGGGGGCCAGGGTCCGATGGCGATCCGCCTGTTgttgatacctggaggtggtcttgaggagggccgacTGGGATTTCCTCCAGGTACgacgacagcggcggacaaacatctgggcagaaggtacgctgacctcttcctcctgctcgggAAAGAGCAGGGGATGATATCCCAAGGAACACTCAATCGGAGATAGGCCcatggcagagcagggaagggtgttgtggGCGTACTCGACACACACCAGCTGCTACCTCCAGGAGGTGGGattggcggagaccaggcagcgcagagtagtctcaagatcctggttggctcgctccgactggccattggactgggggtggaacccagaAGACAGGCTGGCCGACAACCCAATGAGGGCACAGAACACTTCCAGAACCTGGACAAGAACTGAGGCCCCCAGTCAGAGACCATGTCCGcgggcagtccatggatccggaagaggTGCTGCACCATGAACTGGGCCTTCTCCTTGGCCGAGGGTAGTttagggagagggatgaagtgagcGGCCTTGGAAAACTGGTCAaccacagtcaggatggcagtgttgcccTCAGACGGGGTAAGACCCATGATGAAATCCAGGGATATGTGGGACCAGGATCGGTGAGGGGCAGGCAGTGGTTGCAGAAGACCAGACGgggcttgccgaggagtcttatTTTAAGCACAGACCGTGCAGGCGTATACAAACGCGGCGACATCCGGAACCATCataggccaccaaaagcgttgtcgtatgaaggccagggtccgacgggaccccgggtggcaggcaagcctggaggaatgggcccactccaggaccgcaGGCACAAACATCCGATTATCAGGGCCCCCCCAGGATTCGGCTAGGACCGCTGCACCTCTCAGACCTGTTTCCCTATACCCCAGTTGAGTGCCGTCACCAagcacgaggtgggaaggatggtctcaggCTCCGGGGTGGTACCCGTGGGGCTATAGCAGCAGGACAGTGCATtcggcttgacat is part of the Salmo trutta chromosome 34, fSalTru1.1, whole genome shotgun sequence genome and encodes:
- the ppp1r18 gene encoding phostensin isoform X2, with the translated sequence MERERQRQEGSAPQTTSTQFDVTQEVSVSKAVSQLPVPLSFSQAACEVALFSCHTTEREEDPTKHVLAELRCDRGRQKKQNIGGRGEEGEDKLSEEEYRLHYLPPSHSPVPLDSLSPSLLHPPSLAEMSRIYNLKTVGSRTAVCMSDRTVDRPIPSHTPKVQSHISAEQQEPCSPERSVGRLTQKKLWGGGGASGNKASSSDEKSGLQTVQRQVEQLQLREQQEVQRLSHDDNSARSSFGQNNNLKDKESKAQQSPRISHNQPNKEPQQEHPRQQDHQTILSPRKSQSNLQLHSERPPQPKQAQSNQPKQARSITINSRSLLTPSPENSLHPDQGVPTTQSSSPSQSPSVSPSPSPSPTHFTIRSLSGGQQVKRGTTITITPRKPVGGAAVEAVSVSSGPLANTSAQSQMPVLTEEVERGKKRYPTAEEIEVIGGYQNLDKSCLVKTSKASPKGVKVCFDETQLEQVCEYPSETSMFDSTHYPLLGQEKGREEEVQEEEEEERGVLVSRSSRNVGAAAGLRVMRVDESCHR
- the ppp1r18 gene encoding phostensin isoform X1, with product MERERQRQEGSAPQTTSTQFDVTQEVSVSKAVSQLPVPLSFSQAACEVALFSCHTTEREEDPTKHVLAELRCDRGRQKKQNIGGRGEEGEDKLSEEEYRLHYLPPSHSPVPLDSLSPSLLHPPSLAEMSRIYNLKTVGSRTAVCMSDRTVDRPIPSHTPKVQSHISAEQQEPCSPERSVGRLTQKKLWGGGGASGNKASSSDEKSGLQTVQRQVEQLQLREQQEVQRLSHDDNSARSSFGQNNNLKDKESKAQQSPRISHNQPNKEPQQEHPRQQDHQTILSPRKSQSNLQLHSERPPQPKQAQSNQPKQARSITINSRSLLTPSPENSLHPDQGVPTTQSSSPSQSPSVSPSPSPSPTHFTIRSLSGGQQVKRGTTITITPRKPVGGAAVEAVSVSSGPLANTSAQSQMPVLTEEVERGKKRYPTAEEIEVIGGYQNLDKSCLVKTSKASPKGVKVCFDETQLEQVCEYPSETSMFDSTHYPLLGQEKGREEEVQEEEEEERGVLVSRSSRNVGAAAGLRVMRVGQYMSLPYKYTT